The nucleotide window tttaagcaacaTTAGTgtgattttattgttttgtacaatttgagagtgaaaacaaaacaattgaaaaggagcaccatgcaaaaatTTGGGCACCACAAGAGATTTGCGCTCTCAGATAACTTTACTTTGACCAAGATCTGataccttaattagcttgttaaagCTATTGCTTGTTTACAGTAATCATTAGGAAAGGCTAATGATGCATGGTTGCAATGAGAactgtacaccgatcagccataacattaaaaacattgaatagcattgatgatctggttccagtggcagcTGTCGTGGGCTAGATCCACATAtacaagtaaacagtcagttcttaaaagTCATGTGTTGAAAgctggaaaaatgggcaagcgtaagaatcagagacactttgacaagaactaaactgtgatgtctagacaactgggttagaatatctccaaaacatcaggcaggttttgtggggtTTATTTTTTAgtatgcagtggccagtacctATTGAACACTCAAGGCTCAttgccccacctcacaacttacttgACTAAAAAGAATCTACTGCTAACGTATGTTAAATACCATAGAACTTCttaagagctgttttggcagcacaggTGGGAAgggtttttaaatatttggtcTATCCTTCTGTTTGAGTATTTGCATTGCAAATTACAAAATGCTTGCACAGTGCGAACTGGTTTGGTGGTCTGAATCTGTTTGCTCTACAGGATGAGTCTGTTAATGTCTCTgaataaaatgtactttttataAGTCCTGTTTATAAAGATCCCTTTTTTATCCATTGCAGTGAAGGCTCACATCAGATTTCTTTGAGGTTCAGCATTACTATTATAACCACTAAGTACAACAGTGACTATCTCAGTGAACCAGAGAAGGGTTCCCCATTGTGAGTTTTGGCTTTATGGCATCCTTAATACAGAAAGTTGTCAGTCAGTTGGCTGTAGCAGGTTTTATTTTACTGTTCTTCTTTGTTAATCTCACTTGCAGCTGCACTTTAGATGTGGTGTTCATGAACAGGATATCCTGTAGAAACGTGGTCAGCAAGTTTAAGCTCAGGCGCCATCTCTGAGGGCAGAGGTGTTAGACAGAGATAAAGCATGAAACTGAGAAAGAGAATTTAGATATGTAGCTCTAATAAAGGGATAGTTAGATACTGGGAAAACAGAGGAATTGAAAAGAAAGCAAAACTACAGAttcatgtttatattttttctgtgtctgtgtttgtttaaaGTCATACACTTTCCTCTTGGATAACTGGAAAAATACCcttattttgtaaatatataaGTCATGTTAAACCTGTTCAGAGTCCAGTTTCTTGACCTTAAACTACCCCACATCTCCCTGATCGCTGTTGTGGTAGTAAACAGTATTTATGCTTACAGTGCAGTGTTAAGGTTACATTGCTAATAACAGACATACCCTAAAGGCCCGTATGTAATTTTgtggcagtgagtacacacacacacccagagcagtgggcagccaactccagcgcccggggagcagagagggtaaagggccttgctcaagggcccaacagtggcagcttgccgagcccaggaatcgaacccacaaccctgttatcaatatcccggtgctctaacatCTTAAGCCACCATACTAAGAAGACAAGCTATACAGTGGCCATGCAgtttaaaatgttaatttcATTAGTGCTGTTGTGGACAAAAACTAATCAGATATAATAAAACTTGTTTAACTGTCAAGGCTACACCCACAAAGGAACTACAaatcaaatattaaattatttaattttattttgctGTAACTTAAATTATTTAGCTTTGGCTGTTACTTCTTCACTGTTTGCTTGCTAGGAGTGCTTCTCAGTGATACACATTTCACAttacacattaaatataaattaGAAGCAGAAGCTATATATAAACCACGCTTATATGAATGTATGCAAGTGATTGTGGCTTGTGCAAGTGAAAACTGAGTGGGTGAGCAGAACATCTGGAAATCTTTTCTCTGGTTAACCACCACCAGCATAGAATGGGCACTTCCACAAGTCCTGGAAAAACTGAAACATTAAGACCATGAAGGCAAGCTGACCAAAAGGTGTCACACTTGTCTTAGTGTGACATTATTGGACATTTCGGACCATACAACATAACCCAAAACATTTTTAGGTAAATTAGGTGAATAACAATGGTGGCTCAATATCTATCCAACTCAACCAACCGCAGTTTGAGTGTGTTTACCTGAGGTAGACCAGGTTGATTTTGGGCTCTATTTGCCtccacagcttttttttttgttatgtgCCAAGTTTGATCCATGGTCATTACGCCTGGTTCCTGTATGCCTGGTATGTCCATAAAAAGAGTCTGAAGGAGCTGCTCTCAAGTAATCAAGAACACCAGAAgtacaatgtaaaaaatgggTAGCTCCTTGATCAAACCCCTAGGTAACTTTTAAGAACCTAGAGGCTCCTCCAATTGCTTAATCATTTATCAAAGCTCTTAGAGGTACCTGTATAAACATTTGgggttcctcagtgtaaatatAAGACTACTATATTTAGATGCAACTATGAGGTTCTTGAATTTATCAAGCTCTTATTTGTTATGTTCTTTGCAAAGCTTTCATCTTTAAGAATGGGTTGTTCTAGGAACCTTTTTCTgaaggtttctccacagttttcAACAcgttttacagaattttacagtTTTGGCAACTTTGATTAGGGCTTTCTTTtttggactcaatatttatcgcacattgcataatttgcacactacccccaattatgtattattctctgtctgtactgtgttgtgttgtctgtccgcacttgtactgtgttgcacttgtattttgtatgcactgtgtctatgttgcaccatggtcctggaggaccgttgttttgtttcactgtgtactctgtatgtagttgaaatgacaataaaaccctaCTTAACTTGACTTAGTGTGGGGTTTCTGTAAATTTTAGATGTGAACAGGGTCACTGTATGGGGGAAATGTTAGGACGAATTTAGGGGCCTGTGACAGGACAGGGGCCCTGAAAATGTAAAATTGAATTGCCCTAAAATACCCAGCAGGCCCTGGGTGGTGAATGAATAGAGTAATGGACTGTTACGTAACAATGTTGaagttttggaattggctctgttttggttctgatggattttcttttttttaataaagaggAACACGATTTCTCACATATGTCTTTTGCAAAAATGATTCTTCATGGATTTAAAGTGGTTCCTGGCATTGCCCAAAGAACCTGTGAATTTTTATAAAATAACTCAACATGCAGCTCACCGTGGAAAGAGTGTGGAAGGGATTTACAAAGCCATTTTCAAGGGGCAAGGGGAAAAAAGGTAGAAGGCCACCACTGAATCactcagaagaaacaaaaataGTATTTAGAAATGCTGTGTATGGACCTTAAATAGACAGTTCATGCTTTACAAAGATCTAAAAGTGTTCAGTGAGATAAGCATGCAATATTTAGAGGAAATTAGGAGGCAAATACTTTTTACACAACGCTGTTTATGCAGATAATATTTACACAGCAAACCAAGGAGACTAAATTTAATAGGGGTAAGGCCAcatatgtcaagtcaagtcaagtcaaatttatttgtatagcgctttttacaactgttgtcgtcacaaagcagctttacataattattacttaataaagaacagagacagagaagaaagaagaaataacatgaagcgtcaaagacccccgtgagcaagccaacggcgacagtggcaaggaaaaactccctcagagctggaggaagaaaccttgggaggaaccaagactcacaagggggacccatcctcctctggccagactgttttaaacattaatgataaaaattaccaaaccaggtacaacagaaagttgatagtggtgatattaatagtgtcagacaggcacgagtccatctaggtttcagcacggccaccaaacaggcagcagcggctggcgggtgagccatgggtggtggcgggttggggggggaacccgctggctggactggtaggtggcagctggttagatgcaggtagaggggacctcagcgggcaatcttcctgcagatcgggctgggtggccatttactcggggaaggtaaagagagagaagttagttctaagaggaattttatggagtgcagagaatgttgatcatcagcggGTGACAACTACATCGAgatttaatgagtgcctttctatattgactgaggctgtccttccacgcagagtggaacacctctagtttggtcgtccgccatttacgccctagtttccgcactgtttgttttaaggtacgagtttgatcactgtaccacggtgcaagccttttttgcctcatcattttatttttgaacggtgctactttgtctaaggttgatcggagggtattctctagatcgtttgttaatttaactagctccgtttggtctgacggagtgtaagctaaggtcgataggggtgggagatttttagtaaactgtacagctgtcattggtgttattgtgcgttttaggcagtgttggggagaagaatttacattttgccttagatgtagctcaaaggagattagataattgtctgatattactgagctttgaggtagaatatttagctgatcaatgctaacacccagggtcaggactaaatctagggtatgattacagtaatgtgtgggtccagttatgttttgtataatgccgacagaatctaaaattgatacaaacgcctttgtaaatggatcgtctgctttttcaaagtgaatattaaaatctcctactattataactttgtcactgcacactgccaagtctgcagaaaaattactgaattcttttaaaaattcagagtagggccctggaggcctataaatattaatcagtgagaaaacatttttatttgtggtcggatttgatatattaatgtagataagctcaaaagaagtgaaggtgttacagtgtttttgaataatatctagtgtattctgatagaatatacatactccacctcctctgcctgataatctagggctatgtacatatttataacctgtgggggtggcttcatttagtgctatatattgatcaggtctaatccaggtttcggtgaggcagaaaacatctagtttctgatcacatataatttcattcacgatcactgcttttgaggatagtgatctaatgttaagtagaccgagctttaggtctgaggtgctgctgttatcgttgaaatgagagattttaacactgattaaatgattaaaacgagctgatctagatgttctacgtttgggtttaattcggggcacagacacagtctcaatacagtgaaacctgggtgacgcctcaaagcagctcgcagacggtcggtttagcctgtctgtctgcggcctggtcccggctctggactgtcagcagccttttacactcctctgcgactaactagcagactatgagctatgctgcacgaaagtaaggcagcaccctcccgcgtggggtggacaccatccctacctaaaaaaccaggcttgccctcaaactttaaccaattatctatgaagcccacatgattttcggaacaccacttggacatccagcggttcagcgctgtgagtcggctgtaggactcagcgccgcgcctcattgggatgggaccagagcaaattacggcatcggacatagtctgggccagtttaaccacctctttaatattatccttagttatttctgactgccgcagacggatatcattggcccctacatgaatcactatcctcgaatatctcctgtttgctagccgcttaaggttgccgctaatgtccggcgctctggctcccggtaaacagctaacggtcactgctggagcccctaaaggactagctatcttcacgtgtcgaacaatagagtctccttTGACCAGAGTActgtgaacaggctcctcagcgggtgtttcgctgagcggggcaaacctgtttgacacgcgaatcgggggggggagcgtggtgttccggtgggctagcaAGGTAAACTGCCAAGCACAAGGTCAGAACCAGAGAATACAGCATGACAAGAATTAGAAACGAATGAGTTGCGATTATTGATCTAAAATTTGTGGGATCGATTTCAGGGTTCATAAGCTACCacagttgggcccttgagcaaggcctttaaccctctctgctgtAGTAGTACCATAGCATGGCTGGTTCATATTTTCTAAGCTGGAAAGAGAAGTATTTTAATGTTCCATAAAGGTGTATAAGAAGAGGCTTTCGTTGTGTTCTGACTGGACCATAACAAATGAAATAAtatatctgttattatatatatatatctaggAAACAAATGACCATGGGTTGCTGTGCTGTGTTTAATGAGAACATAGAATTTGTTTTCCTacctttttttacattaacttaaAATGATCTCTAACAGCATCCCATGGTTCCAAATCCTAGTACCACATTCTTAATTAGCACAATCTAGAGGTTTTTGTGTTTCAGAACTACTGACACAAGTAAACTACAAATGAAGGAACCCTTTTATGCTGACCTGAGTGTCTTAGAACAGGGAAAACAATACAAATTACAATGCAAACTGAAACTATAAATGGGATTTcctttttctgtggttttctaGATATATTCAGCTCTGTGGCAGTATCCAGAGTTTCAGCTCAGGAGGAGGTACTGATTGGAGCTGTGGGAGAGTCTCTTGCTTTCCCTACTCGAGTGCCTGTATCAGGAACTATCATTTATGAAGGCAGAAACATTGGACTGGTGTTTAATAAACAGAATGAAACAGACTCTGACGAGAAGTTTAAGAATCGCCTCCACTGGAACAGCGAGTTCTTCACTCTCTCAGACCTGAAATCAAATGATTCAGGTGTTTATGTTGTAGAGAGCactaaagaagagaagagaaggcaAGTTTACCAGCTGAATGTGTACGGTACGTTCAGTTTACAgttctttattaaataaatctGAAGAGTAAAAATGCAAACACTGAGTTTTAatgcattttctcttttttcagaGAAAGTATCAGAACCTAAGGTGACGACACTGGACTACGATCCTCCTGAGAGTGAACTGTGTAGGTTGCAGTGCTCAGTGAGGATTGTGGGAGGAGCGAATCTCTACTGGTTTAACGGCAGTGTCATATTAAACCACACCAACAGCTCCAGTCCTGACAATACACTGAATCTCCTGTTGGAAATACAGCAGTTAGACACCTACAGCTGTGTGGCCTCCAACCCAGTCAGCAAGCAGACGACTACGGTCAATTTTACGGAGCTCTGTCCTCGTAAACTCGGTATGAGAACTGTTGAAACCTAAAATACAAACTTCTCTCATTTCTAAGctgatatactgtatactgagtttaaaacaagtaaatctatgatatatatatatatttttttttcggTATTACACAGCTATTAAAACAACTGACCAGTTGTTTTGGTTTTGAATGTAATGGCTTTAAACTAATATTTAagtaatatgtatataatatttcataaaaCATTTAGATTAAGTAAAAGCACATTTGCTGGTACTAGATTTTACATCACTTTACATGGATGGTCTATTGTAGATGCCTCATAGAAGCTTGTAGGACATGTAACTAACATTCACCTGAATATGTATtacatacaactgaactctaaACAGAATGTAAGTGACTCTCTATTGAGtgtaaccctaaatctaaccttaaccttaattcttaccattgaatcaaccctaaatcctaaccctaaccttaatctaaatgTTACTATAGCCCTAAAGATTAAGATTTAGATTATAGTTAAGGTTAGATGTAGAGTTACATTCAATCATCTACAGACAATCATCTACatgttcagttgcatttaatacatattcagttgaatgtttgTTGAATGTCATATAagcatctacgaggcatctaTAATGAACCATCCAAGTGTTACTCTAGTTTGAAAATATTTCTCAAATAAAACATGCTTTTAATAAgtattctctttttttctgccttTACATGTATGAAACCAGGAGGTGATCAAAGGTTGCACATCATTGGTATTGTGTGTTCTTTAATATTTATACTGGTAGTGATAGCAATGGGATGGTACTTCCGAAGAAGGAAACACCAACATGAATCGAGTCAACGCACAGAAGGCAGGTATTTGTCTGGTGACAAACTCTTAGAAATATTAGcaaattgttgctgtcatgtacaaatcttaactttcaatggaagtcaatgcaatacgattttattccaagtaattttggtgcatttctattggtccattcaccatttAAGtgtgacacagtgtaaagaacaactgtcagatgtACATTGTGACAAAAAATCATGGTTCGTGTTGTTTGCTTGTCACTTTCGATTATGCTGCCCAGATATTTACAATTTTTACTATATTCTGACATAATGTTCCTGCCACTCTCTGTACACCAACTGCTTACCTTTTAAGCATCTGGTTAGGACAACTAATCTGTTGTGTTGTGGattaattatattgtattgGTAAATTGCAATTGCATATACATCTTATACACATACACTTTTTAGAAGTGCAGTTGCAGTATTATTACTACTAGTAAGCATATCATTGTTGTCACACAAAATCTTGTATTTGCATTCttcacatttttcactttttgacttaTACAAGGTATAACAGCGATTATAATTGTAATTTAATGACCATACAATCAATATCCATTATATTTCTTTGCTCTGGTGTTTCACTCAGTGTCTGTCAGTCCATCTGATAAAAATGTTTCTTTGCAGACTCATCTGCAACGGAAGGACTACAGGATGAAGTGCAATATTCTGTCATAACTCATAAAAAACATGCTCAGGTCAGTAGCATCTGATGGACTGACAGACACTGACAGACTCTTGACTGTGCAAGAAAACCACCAACTGCAAGAAGAACAGTTTCTCACGAGGCTGTATGGTCGCATGTCATTTAGTTTTCACTGTGGTTAGGCTTGTTCACTGTGGTGTGGTTCAAATGTGCCTCAATGTTTCTAAAGGGATGCACAGCATGCATGCAACGTCTAATGCTTCAGTAGTTCTATTGTACTTAACAGACCAACATGAAAGAAGCCTCTTTTCAAAAAGGCTGAACAAAGGCAGAGTAGGAAAGTCCCTGAGGTCTGAGCCTTACTATATCCAGTAACAGTATCCTCTGTGGCATCAGGTAAATGCACTCATTCTTtctatatttctctctctttatctctcgctctctctttctcacaggGAAATATGTGTGAACCTGCCTCTCAGGAAACATGTCCATTAACAACAGTTTATGACCAGATTCGTCCACATCAGCCAGGGACTTCCTTCCAGAGGGAATGAGCATGAACACAAACAGGAAAACGGTCATCAAGGTGTTTAGATGAAGAAAAACTATTGCAGCATGCTGCTGTGAAGTGCAGACTGCTCTGaagattacatttttaaattaagtTATGTTTATATACCTAATAATTGTAGACATTCTAACAATGTTGACTGTTAAAGTGCCCACATACTGCACTAAAGACAACCttcacacatacaaaaaaataaataaataaataaataaataatgataataaaaaaaaaaaataaaaaaaaaaaaaaaaatatatatatatatatatatatatatatatatatatatatatatatatatatatagtctgtgGCCTTCGATCTATAATTGATTGATGCCAAGAAAACtgcaccattacaccaccacctacaCCAACCTGGACTGTTGACCCACTGCAGATCAGCTTTTCTGTTTTACTGGACAgaagactgttgtgctgaaaatcccagaatATCAGCAGTTCAAGAATTCCTCAAACTCATCTGATAGATGGTGAGAATGGTCATATTCAACCCACAAACCAGCTCCAAAGATATAcaacatcatcttgctgcagatggagtcaccgtgtatcgttcaactattcagcgcaCGAGGAGAgactgtatgggagagtaatgcagaaaaAGCCTGTTCTGTGCACACGCCACAAACAAAGTTGCTTGAgatatgctaaagcacatttggacaagccagcttcattttggaataagatgctgtggacagatgaaactAAAATTTCGTTATTTGGACACAACAAAATGTCATAATAACATAATATGCATGGcagaaaaagaacacagcattccaagacaaacacttgctacccacagtaaaatctggtggcggttccatcatgctgtggagctgtgtggccagtgcaggtactgggaatcttgttaaagttgagggttgcatggattccagtcaacaTCAGCAGATTTTTGAGAACAGTGTTCAAGTATCAGTGACAAAGTTGAAGTTACGCCAGGGGCTGGATACTTCAACAAGAcaacgaccctaaacactgctcaaaatctactaatgcattcatgcagaggaacaagtacaatgttctggaatggccatctcagtccccagacttgaatattattgaaaatctgtggtgtgatttaaagcaggCTGTCTATGCTTGGaaaccatcaaacctgactgagaTGGATAaattggagatttttttttaaaagaagaatggttcaaaataccttcaaccagaatccagactctcattggaaactataggaagcgtttagaggctgttaattctgcaaaaggaggatctactaaatatttatGCAATTTTTCTGTTGGGGAGCCCAAATTTATGCATCTGcctaatttcatttaaatagtTATTGCACACTTTATGTGAATCATATAAACTTAATTTcactcaaatatcactgtgttcatctgctatatgatatatttaactgaaattgctgatccgaacaaccaatgatttatgaaggaaaatcatcaaaattatcaggggtgcccaaactttttcataccactgtattatactgtactATGCTATTATGCTGCTATAACTAGCAGTCTATACTCTTACTTGCAATGCAACACAACATCTCTGCAGTGTAGCGCAAATTTGTAATTGTAGCTGCAGTTACATCATGTAGAGTTTATGTAAGGACTTGCAAATAATAGCAAATGAAAAGTTAATGCAAATGAAATTTGACTACAAATAGCACATTGCTATGACTAGTCATTTGCCCCAAGCACATTTCAGTCAGAAAATGTCCTTAAACATTTCATTATTGTTCCAAAGCTTTTCAAGTAGCACCCAGTGCCGCACCTGtatgtaaattatattatattatacagccCACAGAGCACCTGTTCGGGGGAGGGGAAAATAATCATGACAGTTGGTGTTTAGTTCCTCTTTGAAAAGGAACTGGCTACGTTGGGCAGGTGGAACCAGGTCATCTATCAATGCAGAAATCAGTCACAATTACAACACCTGCTGTAACTCACAGTCAGCAC belongs to Salminus brasiliensis chromosome 24, fSalBra1.hap2, whole genome shotgun sequence and includes:
- the LOC140546820 gene encoding SLAM family member 7-like isoform X1, which codes for MGMKMKKTFQHKRWTLVFFVLLDIFSSVAVSRVSAQEEVLIGAVGESLAFPTRVPVSGTIIYEGRNIGLVFNKQNETDSDEKFKNRLHWNSEFFTLSDLKSNDSGVYVVESTKEEKRRQVYQLNVYEKVSEPKVTTLDYDPPESELCRLQCSVRIVGGANLYWFNGSVILNHTNSSSPDNTLNLLLEIQQLDTYSCVASNPVSKQTTTVNFTELCPRKLGGDQRLHIIGIVCSLIFILVVIAMGWYFRRRKHQHESSQRTEDSSATEGLQDEVQYSVITHKKHAQGNMCEPASQETCPLTTVYDQIRPHQPGTSFQRE
- the LOC140546820 gene encoding SLAM family member 7-like isoform X3 — encoded protein: MGMKMKKTFQHKRWTLVFFVLLDIFSSVAVSRVSAQEEVLIGAVGESLAFPTRVPVSGTIIYEGRNIGLVFNKQNETDSDEKFKNRLHWNSEFFTLSDLKSNDSGVYVVESTKEEKRRQVYQLNVYEKVSEPKVTTLDYDPPESELCRLQCSVRIVGGANLYWFNGSVILNHTNSSSPDNTLNLLLEIQQLDTYSCVASNPVSKQTTTVNFTELCPRKLGGDQRLHIIGIVCSLIFILVVIAMGWYFRRRKHQHESSQRTEGRLICNGRTTG
- the LOC140546820 gene encoding SLAM family member 7-like isoform X2, with the protein product MGMKMKKTFQHKRWTLVFFVLLDIFSSVAVSRVSAQEEVLIGAVGESLAFPTRVPVSGTIIYEGRNIGLVFNKQNETDSDEKFKNRLHWNSEFFTLSDLKSNDSGVYVVESTKEEKRRQVYQLNVYEKVSEPKVTTLDYDPPESELCRLQCSVRIVGGANLYWFNGSVILNHTNSSSPDNTLNLLLEIQQLDTYSCVASNPVSKQTTTVNFTELCPRKLGGDQRLHIIGIVCSLIFILVVIAMGWYFRRRKHQHESSQRTEGREICVNLPLRKHVH